The Denticeps clupeoides chromosome 5, fDenClu1.1, whole genome shotgun sequence genome includes a region encoding these proteins:
- the fzd7b gene encoding frizzled-7b, which yields MAISGSWRAVRLALLLLLLPWPCAGQYHGEKGISIPEHGFCQSISIPLCTDIAYNQTIMPNLLGHTNQEDAGLEVHQFYPLVKVQCSPDLKFFLCSMYAPVCTVLEQAIPPCRSLCERARQGCEALMNKFGFQWPERLRCENFPVHGAGEICVGQNTSDAGGPTPDPTTYVPDFVTVAPNGARMGHAFTCPLQLSVPSYLNYQFMGVKDCGAPCEAKEAHGLGLMYFREEEVKFGRLWVGIWSILCCVSTLFTVLTYLVDMRRFRYPERPIIFLSGCYFMVAVAYAAGFLLEDKVVCIQKFKEDAFNTVAQGTKKEGCTILFMILYFFGMASSIWWVILSLTWFLSAGMKWGHEAIEANSQYFHLAAWAVPAVKTITILAMGQVDGDVLTGVCYVGIYSVDSLRGFVLAPLFVYLFIGTSFLLAGFVSLFRIRTIMKHDGTKTEKLEKLMVRIGVFSVLYTVPATIVIACYFYEQAFREQWEKTWHMQTCKRFAIPCPVNNFAPMTPDFTVFMIKYLMTMIVGITSGFWIWSGKTLQSWRRFYKRLSNSNQGETTV from the coding sequence ATGGCGATATCGGGAAGCTGGCGAGCCGTCCGGCTGgcgctcctgctcctcctgctgcCCTGGCCGTGTGCGGGCCAGTATCACGGCGAGAAGGGCATTTCGATCCCGGAGCACGGCTTCTGCCAGTCCATCTCCATCCCGCTCTGCACGGACATCGCGTACAACCAGACCATCATGCCCAACCTCCTGGGCCACACCAACCAGGAGGACGCGGGCCTGGAGGTGCACCAGTTCTACCCGCTGGTGAAGGTGCAGTGCTCCCCGGACCTCAAGTTCTTCCTGTGCTCCATGTACGCGCCCGTCTGCACCGTGCTGGAGCAGGCGATCCCGCCGTGCAGGTCGCTGTGCGAGCGGGCGCGACAGGGCTGCGAGGCGCTGATGAACAAGTTCGGCTTCCAGTGGCCGGAGCGGCTGCGCTGCGAGAACTTCCCCGTCCACGGCGCCGGCGAGATCTGCGTGGGCCAGAACACGTCCGACGCCGGCGGCCCGACGCCCGACCCGACCACCTACGTCCCGGACTTCGTCACCGTCGCCCCCAACGGCGCCCGGATGGGCCACGCGTTCACGTGCCCGCTGCAGCTGTCGGTGCCCTCCTACCTCAACTACCAGTTCATGGGCGTGAAGGACTGTGGCGCCCCCTGCGAGGCCAAGGAGGCCCACGGCCTGGGCCTGATGTACTTCCGCGAGGAGGAGGTGAAGTTCGGCCGCCTCTGGGTCGGCATCTGGTCCATACTGTGCTGCGTGAGCACCCTGTTCACGGTGCTCACCTACCTGGTGGACATGCGGAGGTTCCGCTACCCGGAAAGGCCCATCATCTTCCTGTCCGGCTGCTACTTCATGGTGGCGGTTGCCTACGCTGCGGGCTTCCTGCTGGAAGACAAAGTGGTCTGCATCCAGAAGTTTAAAGAGGACGCTTTCAACACGGTGGCCCAGGGCACCAAGAAAGAGGGCTGCACCATCCTCTTCATGATCCTTTACTTCTTCGGCATGGCCAGCTCCATCTGGTGGGTCATTCTGTCCCTCACCTGGTTCCTCTCGGCTGGGATGAAGTGGGGGCACGAAGCCATAGAGGCCAACTCTCAGTACTTCCACCTAGCGGCGTGGGCCGTCCCAGCCGTGAAGACCATCACCATCCTCGCCATGGGCCAGGTGGATGGGGACGTCCTGACCGGAGTGTGCTACGTGGGCATCTACAGCGTGGACTCGCTGCGGGGTTTTGTCCTGGCCCCACTTTTCGTTTACCTCTTTATCGGCACCTCCTTCCTACTGGCCGGGTTCGTGTCCCTTTTCCGGATCCGCACCATCATGAAGCACGACGGTACCAAGacggagaagctggagaagctgaTGGTCCGCATTGGGGTGTTCAGTGTGCTCTACACCGTGCCCGCCACCATCGTCATTGCCTGTTATTTCTATGAGCAGGCCTTCCGAGAGCAGTGGGAGAAGACCTGGCACATGCAGACGTGCAAACGCTTCGCCATTCCGTGCCCAGTGAATAACTTTGCGCCCATGACCCCGGACTTTACCGTCTTCATGATCAAGTACCTGATGACCATGATTGTGGGCATAACCTCCGGCTTCTGGATCTGGTCTGGGAAGACCCTGCAGTCGTGGCGCAGGTTCTACAAGCGCCTGAGTAACAGTAACCAAGGGGAGACCACTGTGTGA